A region of Vitis vinifera cultivar Pinot Noir 40024 chromosome 15, ASM3070453v1 DNA encodes the following proteins:
- the LOC104881879 gene encoding vegetative cell wall protein gp1 — protein MANQPAPARPWIRLGSMRPAAPTPAPAAASAAPEAQPQAQPQPPAARPIIRPSFGQVFRPTTQPQQPPFRVGNVSVPTSPIQKTTTSVPTSPVVAKPYGTSSVPTSPVQKVVTTSAFPATTLSSVPTSPVPKSPKTSASSSSVPTSPTTKVISTIPTITTSTTTVITESITVPAPAPEPPQAQAPSPGRAWARALAPAPLLSRLPAQTTPPSEKVKPHAPPPSPLTLPPAQPKPAPEPIEQKTVVIEKPKSPFRPSIGGLQSNVGDSVKPSIVPGYEKSEPGTKDQKVNLKKADSEDASLKIITLAGDNTGAVMELSPARKKPDPEGNSNPLVKKTDLKTWLGTKLGSDASSSDEEKSKKKDKAHNKMGTPLPPMNAFTNSNVQAVNNSILFNTSCNHHDPGVHVFFTRRGGGRGLHIKDHGDGQDK, from the coding sequence ATGGCAAACCAGCCTGCCCCAGCCCGCCCATGGATCCGCTTGGGTTCCATGAGGCCCGCAGCGCCTACACCAGCACCTGCGGCTGCGTCCGCAGCTCCTGAGGCTCAGCCTCAGGCACAACCTCAGCCTCCTGCAGCTCGACCTATTATTCGACCCTCATTTGGTCAGGTATTTAGGCCCACAACCCAGCCTCAGCAGCCACCTTTCCGGGTTGGGAATGTATCAGTTCCAACTTCTCCGATTCAGAAAACCACTACATCCGTGCCAACATCTCCGGTAGTCGCGAAACCTTACGGTACTTCATCAGTGCCAACATCTCCAGTCCAGAAAGTGGTCACAACTAGTGCTTTTCCAGCCACAACATTGTCTTCCGTGCCAACATCTCCAGTTCCAAAATCTCCCAAAACCTCTGCCTCCTCCTCTTCAGTGCCAACTTCCCCCACAACCAAAGTCATCTCAACCATTCCTACCATCACCACCAGTACCACCACTGTTATCACCGAATCGATCACAGTACCGGCCCCGGCACCAGAACCCCCACAGGCACAAGCACCATCACCGGGACGGGCATGGGCACGGGCATTGGCACCAGCCCCACTATTGTCCAGGCTTCCAGCACAAACCACACCTCCTTCTGAGAAAGTCAAACCACATGCTCCTCCCCCATCTCCTCTAACTCTGCCTCCTGCCCAGCCAAAACCCGCTCCTGAGCCAATTGAGCAGAAGACTGTGGTCATCGAAAAGCCCAAGTCACCATTCAGGCCCTCCATTGGTGGGCTGCAAAGTAATGTGGGCGACTCTGTGAAGCCAAGCATTGTCCCTGGTTACGAGAAGAGTGAGCCGGGGACCAAAGACCAGAAAGTTAACCTCAAGAAAGCAGACTCTGAGGATGCCAGCTTGAAGATCATAACGCTTGCAGGTGACAACACTGGAGCCGTAATGGAGCTAAGCCCCGCCCGCAAGAAACCCGACCCTGAAGGCAACTCCAACCCTCTTGTCAAGAAGACCGACCTCAAAACTTGGTTGGGGACCAAATTAGGAAGCGATGCCAGTAGCAGCGATGAAGAGAAGTCgaaaaagaaagacaaagcTCACAACAAAATGGGGACCCCATTACCACCCATGAATGCATTCACGAACAGCAATGTTCAAGCCGTTAACAACTCCATTCTCTTCAACACCTCTTGCAACCACCACGATCCTGGTGTCCATGTTTTCTTCACTCGTCGTGGTGGCGGCCGTGGACTGCATATCAAGGACCATGGAGATGGGCAAGATAAGTAG